The window TATGTAAATTAATTACAAAGGCTAGTGCTTATATTAGATTAACGATTACATCATTATATGTATAAAAATAAGTAAACTTATCTATGCCCTATCTCTATAAAAAGTTCTTTAATTATTTTAATTTTTCCTTGAAAAATTCCTCGAACTTATCAAATGGTATTTTGTCCATTTGGTCATACAAATCAGTATGAGTAGCATTAGGTACTTCGACTAATTCTTTTGGATCAGTTAATCTTTCATAAGCTTCTTCTGCCATATAACGTGAATGAGCCCTTTCACCAGTTACAATTAATTTAGGCTGCGTAATTTTTTTAATTCGTTGTTGTAATGGAAAATTGTAATAGCCCCAAGGACTAGTTGCATCCCAAATATGAGCCGAATTAATTGAACGTGGGTGATATGCACGTTTTACATAATAGTTAAAGAATTCAGTCGTTACAGGATCAGCACCTTCTGGCAATTCTTCAGGAAGTAGCTTATTAGATCTAACTGGATTGTCGTTTTCATCAAATGGTAATTCATGATAACCACCAACTTGTGCACCCTTGTCTACTTCTTCCCAACGTATTTGAGCTAAATATTCTTTTTCTTTATCACGTTGTGCTTCAGTCTTTGAGTGATTTAAGCCATCCCACATTGACTCAGCCATGTCATACATAACACTAGTTGCAACTGCTTTAATACGAACATCAATTGAAGCTGCTGTTAAAACATGAGAACCAAGACCGCAGATTCCAAGTGCACCAATTTTTTCACGATCAACAAACTTTTGTGAACCTAAAAAGTCAACTGCTGCACTGAAGTCTTCTACAAAAATATCTGGTGAAGCTACGTTACGTCGATCGCCTGAACTTTCACCAGTCATTGATTGATCAAAAGCCAAAGTAACAAAGCCACGTTCAGCTAAAGTTTGAGCATAAAGACCGCTTGATTGTTCCTTAACTGCACCAAAAGGTCCAGAAATTGCAATAGCCGCATATTTCTTTCCATTTTTAAACTTTTCAGGTAAGTATAAATGTCCTGCTAAGATAAAGCCATAGCGATTTTCAAATCTCACATTTTGAACATCAATCTTAGGATTAATCTTAAAGACTCTAGTATCATTTGCTAACTTTGACATATAATTTCCTTCCTAAGTAATCTCTATTTTTATTTAAACCTAATTTCAATATTACTATACCGACAAAGATTAACTATGTAAAATATTTTATAAATATACTAAAATATAGCTATTAACTATGGAGGATTACTTTAATGGAACTAAGAGTATTACGCTACTTTCTAGCTGTTTGCCAAGAAAAAAATATTACTAAAGCTGCTGAAAGTTTACATATTGCTCAACCTTCTTTATCTAAACAAATGAAAGACTTAGAAAATGAATTAGGTGTTACTTTATTTGTCCGCGGTCATCGCCAAATTTCTTTAACTGAAGAAGGTTATTTTCTACGTGATCGTGCTCAAGAAATGATTGATATGGAGCAGCAAACCGCACAAGCTTTAACCAAT of the Lactobacillus isalae genome contains:
- a CDS encoding alpha/beta hydrolase, coding for MSKLANDTRVFKINPKIDVQNVRFENRYGFILAGHLYLPEKFKNGKKYAAIAISGPFGAVKEQSSGLYAQTLAERGFVTLAFDQSMTGESSGDRRNVASPDIFVEDFSAAVDFLGSQKFVDREKIGALGICGLGSHVLTAASIDVRIKAVATSVMYDMAESMWDGLNHSKTEAQRDKEKEYLAQIRWEEVDKGAQVGGYHELPFDENDNPVRSNKLLPEELPEGADPVTTEFFNYYVKRAYHPRSINSAHIWDATSPWGYYNFPLQQRIKKITQPKLIVTGERAHSRYMAEEAYERLTDPKELVEVPNATHTDLYDQMDKIPFDKFEEFFKEKLK